CATGCTGAACCGGCTCCGTGAGCGGGATAAACAGTGATGCTGTCATCCAAAGGCATAATTTTGTTCTGGAGACTGTCATAAAGAATCCCTGCAAGATCTTCCTGAGTAAGGTTAGTAGCCTTCTGAGCAAGATCCGGTCTTCCTACATCTCCTAAGAACAGAGTATCTCCCGTGAAGATGGCGGTTTCTTTGCCATTTTCATCAATTAAAAGATAAGTGGTACTCTCCATCGTATGTCCAGGAGTGTGAAGTACCTTTATTTTTACTTTTCCAAGCTCAAAAATTTGATTGTCTTCTGCGATAATCGCTTCAAATTCAGGAGCAGCCGTAGGTCCGTATACAATTGGAGCTCCGGTTTTTTTGCTTAAATCTAAGTGTCCTGAAACAAAATCAGCATGGAAATGAGTTTCAAAAATATATTTTAAAGTGACATTGTCTTTTTCCAGACGATCCAGATAAGGTGTTACCTCTCTTAAAGGATCAATAATGACAGCTTCATTTTCTGATACAATATAATAGGCACCCTGAGCCAGACAGCCCGTATATATTTGTTCAATTTTCATTGGGGTATTTTTTTAATAGTTAAAGATACAAAGTATTAGATAAATTCTAAATCAAATGTTAAATTCAATTGATAGTTTCTTTCAATACTTGTTAAACGATTGTTTAAGTTCTTTTGTTTTTTTCAGCAAAAAGAATGCCTTACATAATGTTAAGATAGAAATGCTGTTTTTTATCATGTCTCTATTGAATGGCAATTCTTTATCAGGGTTGTTTTTTCAATCTCAGAAACCATGGTTTGAAATTTGCTTAAACAGGGAAAAGTTGTTCCCCTAGGTTACTAATGAAAGTTAGAGGGGAAATATCACAAAATATTTTACAAAAACCTTTATATTTATAAGTTAAAAAAGCAATCAAATGGCAGACAAAGCACAATTTATTGAAGAATTAAATGCTAGATACACTCCAAAGGGAGATCACATCATATTAGGGAAAGGAATGCTGGACGGAGAAGTCGTTCCGGAAGTGAATGTAACTATTCCTTTAAAAACAATCAACCGTCACGGTCTTATTGCAGGAGCAACGGGAACAGGAAAGACCAAAACATTACAGGTATTTGCAGAACAGCTTTCTCATCAGGGAATTCCATCATTGGTTTTGGATATCAAAGGTGACTTTTCCGGTATTGCAGAAGCCGGGCAGATGAATTCTATCATTGAAGAGAGGTATGCGAAAACTCAGCTTCCTTATACTCCACAGGGTTTTCCGGTAGAATTGATGAGTATTTCAGGAGGAAAAGGAATAAAATTGAGAGCTACTGTAACAGAATTCGGCCCTGTTTTATTAAGTAAAATTCTTGAACTTAATGATACCCAGCAAAGTATCATGTCTATTGTCTTTAAATATTGTGATGATAAAGGACTTCCTCTGATTGATCTTAAAGATTTAAAGAAAGTACTTCAGTATGTGACAGATAATGCACAAGGGAAAGCTGAGCTTGCCGCTAATTACGGATCGATAGCACCAGCTTCTTTGGGAGCTATTCTAAGATCTATTGTAGCTCTAGAGCAACAGGGTGCGGGAGATTTCTTTGGTGAATTAAGCTTTGATGTTCAGGACTTATTACAAACCAGAGATGGAAAAGGAGTTGTGAATATTTTAAGAGTATCAGATATTCAGAATAAGCCACAACTATTTTCTACCTTTATGCTTTCTCTTTTTGCAGAAATTTATATGACTTTTCCTGAAGAAGGAGATAGTGGTAAGCCAAAATTAGTGTTGTTCATAGATGAAGCACATTTACTTTTTGATGAAGCCTCAAAAACTCTTCTTTCACAGATTGAAACGATGGTAAAGCTTATCCGTTCAAAAGGAGTGGGTATTTATTTTATTACCCAGATTCCTGGTGATGTACCTGAGAGTGTTTTGTCTCAATTAGGGTTAAAAATACAACATGCTTTGAGAGGTTTTACAGCAAAAGATAAAAAGGAAATTTCCAAGGCTGTTGAGAATTATCCAACGACAGAATATTATAATGCCTCCAATCTTATTCAGAATTTAGGAATTGGGGAAGCATTTGTAACAGCTTTGGATGAAAAAGGAATTCCAACACCACTGGTTCATACCTATCTTATTTCTCCAGAATCAAGAATGGATGTTTTGAGTGAGGCGGAGATTACAGAATTAACGTCCGGCTCAGCCATGGTAGCCAAATATGAGCAAGCAATCGATAGAGAATCTGCTTATGAAATGCTAACCAACAGAATGGAGCAAGCAGCCCAAAATCCAACAACCAATCAGAGAACAAGACCGGTAAAAGAAGAACCGGGAATGTTTGAGCAGGTATTGCAAAGCCAGGCAGGAAGAACTTTTACCAATACATTAATGCGGGAAGGTGCAAAAGCTATTCTCGGAATGTTTGGTCTTGGAGGCAGAAAAAGATAATCCGAACCTAATATAGAGTAACCTGCTATATTTTGATATATTTTTTGTTATTTTAGCAGGTTATCTTTACTGATAGGAAAATGATATCGGGGTAAAGAATTGAAATTTTAAATAATAAACACAGCAGTTAACGGGAAAATCAATGTATTCAATTATAGACATAGAAAGTAATGGTGCAGGTTATAGAAATGAATGCATTATAGATATCGCCATCTACAGATATGATGGACAGAAAATTACAGATCAGTTTATATCCCTTGTCAATCCGGAAGGAGATATTACTCCTTTTGTTCAGAAGCTTACCAGTATCACTCCTAAGATGGTGAAAACGGCCCCGAAGTTCCATGAAATAGCTAAAAGAGTGATTGAAATTACCCAAAATACAACCCTGGTAGGACATAATATTGATTTCGATTACAGAATGCTTCGCCAATCGTTTAAAAGATTGGGTTATGATTTTAAAATCAATACTTTAGATACTATTCCTTTAGCTAAAAAACTGATTCCTGATGAAGTAAGCTATTCATTAGGTAAATTGGTAAAATCATTAGGGATTCCTTTGACTAATCATCACAGAGCAGACGGAGATGCCAGAGCTACGCTGGAACTGTTTAAACTTTTAATATCCAAAGATACCGAAAACGAGATAATCCAAAAACAGCACGAAGAAACCAATGCCAAAACCTATATCAATAAGATTAAGCAATTGACACAGGATCTTCCCAACGAAAAAGGGTTCGTTTATTTTCAGGATGAAGCAGGAAAAATTATTTTTTCCGATTATGTGCAGGATATCAATAAATTTTCAAAAAAAGTATTCAATTCCAAATCCAAGAAATGGGAACAGGTTCAAAAGGACGTTGAACAGATTAATTTTGAACTTACCGGAACGGATATTATCGCGAAATTAATCCTAAACTCTAAAAAGGTTAAGAAAAAAGAGGTTCTGCCATTCGGACTTTATTTCAGAAACAACAAATATGTTGTTGAAAAAAATACTCTCAATAAAACAGAAAAGGCAATCTTGAAATTCAGATCATTTACTCAAGGTGCAAAAGCCGTTCAGTTTATTGGTGCTCAGGAAGAATACAATGATGTAAATGTGTTAAAACAGAAGATAGAATTCAGAAAAAGGAATGAGCTTTGGCTGGGCACCGGAAGAAAATTAGGCGAGAAATTATTTTTAATTATTGAAAACGGAAAAGTAATATCCTTTGGTTTTTATGAGCTGTTTACACAGATACAAACGCTCAGTAAACTTGCCAAATTAAAAATTGATCTTCAGCTGTCTTCAACGGATTTGAATAATGAACTACAGTTGGCTCTTCTGCGCGGTGATTTTGAGACTTTACCGCTGCCTAAATAATACAGAAATTTAGGCCTTAAATTTTGATTAGAAAGAAGATACTTTTAAATCAATTTTCTCAGAATAAAAAATAAATAGTATTTTTGCAAAAAATAAATAGAAGCAATGCAAATTCTTAAACAAATAAAAACTGGAAAAAAGGGAGCTATTAAGTTCTCTAAGGTTTGGAATATTTAAAAGACTTGTCTTGCATAAAAAATAATCAATGTGGCAGGCTCTTTTTCAAAGAATCTGCCTTTTTTTATGTTAAAATGAAATTATGAATTCACAAGAATTATTAAAGATCGCCAATGAGTTTGGCACCCCGGTGTATGTGTATGATGCAGAATCCATCAAAGTTCAATACGAAAAACTTACATCTTCTTTTTTAAAACATACTAAGTTCTTCTATGCAGCGAAGGCGTTGACCAATATCAATATCCTTAAGTATGTCAAGAAGCTGGGTGCATCTTTAGATTGCGTATCTATTAACGAAGTCAAATTAGGATTAAAGGCAGGATTTCCAAAAGAAAAAATATTGTTTACTCCCAATTGTGTTGACTTAGCTGAAATAGAGGAAGCAATGTCTTTCGGAGTTCATATTAATATTGATAACATTTCTATTCTTGAGCAATTCGGGAATAAATACGGAAATTCTTACCCTATTTTTGTTAGAATCAACCCGCATATCTTTGCCGGAGGGAACTATAAAATCTCAACAGGGCATATCGACAGTAAGTTCGGAATCTCCATTCATCAGCTTCGTCACATTGAAAGAGTGATGAAAAGTACCAACCTTAATGTTGAAGGTCTTCACATGCACACAGGAAGTGAGATTAAAGATCCTGAGGTATTCCTGCAGGCGCTGGATATCATGCTTGAACTTTCTGAACATTTCCCTAACCTGAAATATCTGGACATGGGAAGTGGTTTCAAAATCCCTTACCAGGACAGCGAAGAAGAAACTGACGTTAAAACATTAGGCAGAAAAGTAGAAAAAGTTTTAGGAGAGTTTTCAAAAACAACAGGTAGAAAATTCGAGCTTTGGTTTGAACCAGGGAAATTCTTAGTAGGAAAAAGTGGTTACCTTTTAGTGAAAGCGAATGTAATCAAACAAACTACTGCTACTGTTTTCGTAGGAGTGAACTCAGGGTTTAATCACCTGATCCGCCCTATGTTTTATGATTCTTACCACGCTATTGAAAACTTATCTAATCCAAAAGGAGCGGAAAGAATTTATACCGTAGTAGGGAACATCTGTGAAACGGATACCTTTGCATGGGACAGAAAACTACACGAAGTAAGAGAAGGTGATATCCTTGCGTTCCACAACGCCGGTGCGTATGGTTTTGAGATGAGTTCAAATTTCAATTCAAGATTAAAGCCTGCTGAAGTTCTGTTCCTTGATGGAAAAGCTCATCTGATCCGTAAAAGAGACGAATTTGAAGACTTATTGAGAAACCAGATTGAAGTGGTTATCTAATCAATAGAAAATAATATACGAACGGCTGTCCTTTAGGATGGCCGTTTTGTTTTATGCTGGATTGGCAAAGTTTAACCAATGTGGTAAAAAAATGAACCCTAAGTCTGGTAGAACGTCAGCAAAGGACTTATTTAGGATAGCTGAGTGAAACGCCTTTTCGGACTAAAAGTTATTATACAATCTAAAACCTTAGCGGGCGCTGCGTTAAAATAAAAACAACTGAATTAGAGTTTGATGAAAAATTTACCATTTTTTTAATAGTTAAACGTCTCGAAAACTCCAATTAATTGGCTAAATTTGATAGGATTAGGGTACTTTTATCCTAGTTATTATATTAAAAAGAACTACCAAATCTATTATTTATGGCTAAAAATATAGCAGAGCAAATTGTAGAAATGCTCGAAAACGCTAATGTGAAAAGAATTTATGCAGTGACAGGTGACAGCCTCAATCACCTAAATGTTGCGGTGAAGAAAAGCAGCATCCAGTGGATTCATGTACGACATGAAGAAGTAGGAGCTTATGCTGCTGCTGCCGAAGCTGAACTTGATGGTCTTGCAGTGTGTGCAGGAAGCTGCGGTCCTGGACACGTTCACCTGATTAATGGAGTATATGAGGCACACAGATCGCATGTTCCGATGCTGGTGATTGCATCTACAATTCCCAGTGATGAAATGGGAATGGATTACTTTCAGGAGACAAACACAATAAAATTATTTGACGATTGCAGTTATTATAATCAAATGATTACCCGTCCTGAGCAGGTACAACGAACAGTTCAAACGGCTATCCAACATGCGATTTCTAAAAAAGGAGTAGCGGTCATCGGCCTTCCGGGTGATGTTTCAGAACTGGATGCACAGGAAACAACGACTTCTACTCAAATCTTTAAAACCAATCCTGTAATAAGACCATCAGATGATGAGTTGAAAAATCTGGCAACGCTGATTAATGAAAATAAAAAGATAACCCTTTACTGCGGGATTGGAGCTGCTGAAGCGAGTGCTGAGGTTATCAAATTATCTCACTTACTAAAGGCTCCTGTAGGATATTCATTCCGGGGAAAGATGGCGATTCAGCCTAATAATTCTAATGAGATTGGTCTTACAGGTTTGTTAGGATTTCCTTCCGCTTATCATGCCATGCACGAAGCAGATGTTGTAATTCTTCTGGGAACTGACTTTCCTTACCAAAAGTTTATGCCGGTAAAAAATAAAATAGTTCAGATCGATGAAAGTCCGGAAAGGCTGGGAAGAAGGGCAAAGCTTGAATTAGGTCTTACTGGAGATGTAAAACAATCGATTATGGCATTGCTTCCCATGCTGAATGAGAAAACAGATGTTGACTTTCTCAATGAGCAATTGGCATTTTACGATAAAGTAAAGGAAAATCAGCTGGAATATGTAAAGGATTACGGGAAAGAAAATGCTATTCAGCCGGAGTATGTTGCCCATACGTTGGACCGTTTGGCTAAAAAAGATGCAATTTTCACTGTAGATACAGGAATGTGCTGTGTTTGGGGGGCAAGATTTATTACAGGAACCGGAGAACGAAAAATGTTGGGATCTTTTAACCACGGATCAATGGCCAATGCAATGCCAATGGCTATTGGAGCGTCTCTTGCCCATCCGGATAAGCAGGTTATTGCCATGTGTGGGGATGGTGGTTTATCTATGCTGTTGGGAGATATGGCAACCATTTTCCAATATAAGCTTCCCGTAAAATTGATTGTTTTTAATAACAGGACGTTGGGAATGGTAAAATTAGAAATGGAAGTGGGTGGAATGCCGGATAACGAAACCGATATGATTAATCCTGATTTTGCATTAGTTGCCCAGGCTATGGGATATCCTGGAAAAAATGTTCATCAACCCGAAGAGGTAGAAAGTGCGATTAAAGAATGTCTGGATTATAACGGACCTTATCTCCTTAATATTTTTACCAACCCTAATGCGCTGGCTCTTCCTCCTAAGATTGAAATGGATCAGGTTCTCGGGATGACCAAATCTATGGCTCAGCTGATGCTGGGGGGAAAAATGGATGAAGTACTCGAAACGGTAAAAAGTAATTATAAGCATATTAAAGGCTTGTTATAGAGGCAGTTTTAGATATCTTTATAAAGATGAAGTGAAAAAAATTGAAAACTTCATACATTGTGTGAAGTTTTCTTTTTGGTAAGACTCTTAAATATTTACCTTTGTTTATTAATTTAATGAAAAGATCAAGCTATGAAAACGATACTTTTATTTTTTGCCTTATGTTTTGCAAACTTTGCTTTTGCACAAGAGCTTGAAGATAGAGATGATTCCTTTATTGTAGAAAATAATAAAAACCTTTTTAAAATAGACATTAAGGAACCTTTTTTACAGGTTGCAGCAAAATGTACTGATTTTAAACCGGCAGCATTTGAAGGTGGAGCTTCGGCATATAGAGATATTTTGAGCAAATACATGTATACATACCTGAATGCAGATTTCTATACGCTGAGTGGAGACTTTACATTTACTCTGATAATCAATGAAACGGGAAAAGTAATAGATGCTGTAGGAGCTCCAAAAGTTTTACACAGTGAAGCTTTCTTTGATGATATGCAATATGTCGTAAGAAGGATCAAAAAAACCTGGAAGCCAGCTACCTGTAATGGACAACCGGTAAAATCTGAGATGAAAGTGAAAATGAACTTCTCATCCTTATCAGTAGATATGTAATCCAAAGGCATGAATGAAAAACTACTAACCATTTTCTTATTTACTTTTTCTTTTTTTATTGCGTCGACCTGAATATTGGGGTTGACTGGAAATTGATTGTACTGAAGAACCAATAATAACCATGAAAAAATACATTTTAATCCTGTTCCTGTTCTTTGGATTTATAGGATATTCACAAGGATCAAAAAATCCGGCAGAAACCGTTATGAATTCTCAAAATGCAGCGTTTCCAGGTGGTGATGACGCTTTTACCAAAGAATTCTTACAAATGATCCATTCCTATATTGATTTGAAAAAATATGCAGTAAACGGAATGTTTGTTTTTGTCTTTGATGTGAATACAAGTGGGAAAGTCGAAAATCTTGATGTCTTACCTAAAGTGAAAAATAGCGAGATGTTTATAGATGACATGCAGTTTGCTATTAAAAAAGTAAAAAAGAAATGGAAACCTGCAATGAAAGATGGTCAGCCGGTCGTTTCTAAAAAAATCATTAAAATTAATTTTACATCAGATCATTTTGATCACGGAGATTAATACTCATTTTAAGTAGAGGAAAATCACTCTTTTCATGAGTTTAACATATCATAATAATCCTCCTGCCATTCTGTCACAATATTTTGTATCTTTGCAGACTCATCTGTTCGTAGATTAAAATTCACGGAAAGGTTTCCCGTGTTTTAATCCCGAACCTTAAATTGATTATCGTGCAGGAAAAATATATAGACGAAACAAAACAGGGAGAAGCATTTGCGATTGCCGAAAGACCTGAAAATTCTAAAAAACTGTTTTTAGAAAGCTATGGTTGTCAGATGAACTTCTCTGATTCTGAAATTGTTGCCTCCATTCTTAACGAACAAGGATATAATACAACGATGAAAGTGGAAGAAGCTGATCTGATCCTGTTAAATACATGTTCTATCCGTGAAAAGGCGGAACAGACAGTAAGAATGCGTCTTTCCCAATTCAAAAATCTTAAGAGAGAAAAACCAAACATGACGGTAGGGGTT
This Chryseobacterium sp. G0162 DNA region includes the following protein-coding sequences:
- a CDS encoding helicase HerA-like domain-containing protein; protein product: MADKAQFIEELNARYTPKGDHIILGKGMLDGEVVPEVNVTIPLKTINRHGLIAGATGTGKTKTLQVFAEQLSHQGIPSLVLDIKGDFSGIAEAGQMNSIIEERYAKTQLPYTPQGFPVELMSISGGKGIKLRATVTEFGPVLLSKILELNDTQQSIMSIVFKYCDDKGLPLIDLKDLKKVLQYVTDNAQGKAELAANYGSIAPASLGAILRSIVALEQQGAGDFFGELSFDVQDLLQTRDGKGVVNILRVSDIQNKPQLFSTFMLSLFAEIYMTFPEEGDSGKPKLVLFIDEAHLLFDEASKTLLSQIETMVKLIRSKGVGIYFITQIPGDVPESVLSQLGLKIQHALRGFTAKDKKEISKAVENYPTTEYYNASNLIQNLGIGEAFVTALDEKGIPTPLVHTYLISPESRMDVLSEAEITELTSGSAMVAKYEQAIDRESAYEMLTNRMEQAAQNPTTNQRTRPVKEEPGMFEQVLQSQAGRTFTNTLMREGAKAILGMFGLGGRKR
- a CDS encoding PolC-type DNA polymerase III; translated protein: MYSIIDIESNGAGYRNECIIDIAIYRYDGQKITDQFISLVNPEGDITPFVQKLTSITPKMVKTAPKFHEIAKRVIEITQNTTLVGHNIDFDYRMLRQSFKRLGYDFKINTLDTIPLAKKLIPDEVSYSLGKLVKSLGIPLTNHHRADGDARATLELFKLLISKDTENEIIQKQHEETNAKTYINKIKQLTQDLPNEKGFVYFQDEAGKIIFSDYVQDINKFSKKVFNSKSKKWEQVQKDVEQINFELTGTDIIAKLILNSKKVKKKEVLPFGLYFRNNKYVVEKNTLNKTEKAILKFRSFTQGAKAVQFIGAQEEYNDVNVLKQKIEFRKRNELWLGTGRKLGEKLFLIIENGKVISFGFYELFTQIQTLSKLAKLKIDLQLSSTDLNNELQLALLRGDFETLPLPK
- the lysA gene encoding diaminopimelate decarboxylase gives rise to the protein MNSQELLKIANEFGTPVYVYDAESIKVQYEKLTSSFLKHTKFFYAAKALTNINILKYVKKLGASLDCVSINEVKLGLKAGFPKEKILFTPNCVDLAEIEEAMSFGVHINIDNISILEQFGNKYGNSYPIFVRINPHIFAGGNYKISTGHIDSKFGISIHQLRHIERVMKSTNLNVEGLHMHTGSEIKDPEVFLQALDIMLELSEHFPNLKYLDMGSGFKIPYQDSEEETDVKTLGRKVEKVLGEFSKTTGRKFELWFEPGKFLVGKSGYLLVKANVIKQTTATVFVGVNSGFNHLIRPMFYDSYHAIENLSNPKGAERIYTVVGNICETDTFAWDRKLHEVREGDILAFHNAGAYGFEMSSNFNSRLKPAEVLFLDGKAHLIRKRDEFEDLLRNQIEVVI
- a CDS encoding thiamine pyrophosphate-dependent enzyme; translation: MAKNIAEQIVEMLENANVKRIYAVTGDSLNHLNVAVKKSSIQWIHVRHEEVGAYAAAAEAELDGLAVCAGSCGPGHVHLINGVYEAHRSHVPMLVIASTIPSDEMGMDYFQETNTIKLFDDCSYYNQMITRPEQVQRTVQTAIQHAISKKGVAVIGLPGDVSELDAQETTTSTQIFKTNPVIRPSDDELKNLATLINENKKITLYCGIGAAEASAEVIKLSHLLKAPVGYSFRGKMAIQPNNSNEIGLTGLLGFPSAYHAMHEADVVILLGTDFPYQKFMPVKNKIVQIDESPERLGRRAKLELGLTGDVKQSIMALLPMLNEKTDVDFLNEQLAFYDKVKENQLEYVKDYGKENAIQPEYVAHTLDRLAKKDAIFTVDTGMCCVWGARFITGTGERKMLGSFNHGSMANAMPMAIGASLAHPDKQVIAMCGDGGLSMLLGDMATIFQYKLPVKLIVFNNRTLGMVKLEMEVGGMPDNETDMINPDFALVAQAMGYPGKNVHQPEEVESAIKECLDYNGPYLLNIFTNPNALALPPKIEMDQVLGMTKSMAQLMLGGKMDEVLETVKSNYKHIKGLL
- a CDS encoding energy transducer TonB: MKTILLFFALCFANFAFAQELEDRDDSFIVENNKNLFKIDIKEPFLQVAAKCTDFKPAAFEGGASAYRDILSKYMYTYLNADFYTLSGDFTFTLIINETGKVIDAVGAPKVLHSEAFFDDMQYVVRRIKKTWKPATCNGQPVKSEMKVKMNFSSLSVDM
- a CDS encoding energy transducer TonB; its protein translation is MKKYILILFLFFGFIGYSQGSKNPAETVMNSQNAAFPGGDDAFTKEFLQMIHSYIDLKKYAVNGMFVFVFDVNTSGKVENLDVLPKVKNSEMFIDDMQFAIKKVKKKWKPAMKDGQPVVSKKIIKINFTSDHFDHGD